Proteins encoded in a region of the Rutidosis leptorrhynchoides isolate AG116_Rl617_1_P2 chromosome 9, CSIRO_AGI_Rlap_v1, whole genome shotgun sequence genome:
- the LOC139865761 gene encoding uncharacterized protein, translating into MTSLTQLFLLHILKLTILCSCFISNSYALSINTDKQALISIKSQIITQPSDALSTWDQNSSPCNWTRVVCGDRGTRVIGLDLSKLQLTGPISHHIGNLSFLRSLQLQENQFIGTLPETITNLFRLQVLNISSNNIQGTIPQNISRCVQLRVIDFMQNKLSGSIPDDLTLIPNLQTLNLAKNQFSGFIPPSIGNLSLLSTLNLGTNTFSGPIPADLARLRNLNNLDLTINNLTGTIPPSIYNMSSLESLAVASNDLWGDIPYNVGETLPNLLVFNFCINRFTGTIPGSLHNLTNIRIIRMAHNRLHGTVPPGLGNLPKLEMYNIGYNNIVSVPNEGLGFLNSLVNSTKLDFLAIDGNHFNGVIPQSIGDLSKQLRILFMGSNNISGSIPPSIGQLKGLGLLNVSFNSISGEIPSEIGQLEDLQELVLGKNIFSSNIPSSLGNLRKLTTLDLSSNELVGSIPINFRNLEKLISMDLSMNKLNGSIPKEILDLPSLTTILNLSSNSLTGSLPREIGLLEKVVTIDLSNNDFSGNIPNTIKNCKSLEKLIISKNNLLGKIPIEIGEIKGLETLDLSSNQLSGFIPFELQSLWVLQFLNLSFNNLEGKVPTDGVFSNLTNVDLEGNPNLCYNPNCKKGDNKKVIVILITVIGSLAAIILLSIVICLYVRRNNAMIIDSPDSFKGQHHMVTYDQLRSATSNFNVENLIGRGSFGAVYKGCLNLEGRIQDIAVKVLDLETTGSQPSFLAECAALRHLKHRNLVKLITSCSSLDNKNMDFLALIYEYMKKGSLEHWINKRMGFMERLNVAIDVACGLSYLHHECVVAPVVHCDLKPSNILLDDDLTAKIADFGLASLMVDKDQEFSTNGILKGSMGYIAPEYGMGAKPSTKGDVYSFGIMLMEIFTGKGPTDESLVGGLSLKAWVRSAFPGKLDQVLDPNMPLEPQDSCLEIEPISLKMQLDCLTTIIGVALSCTNDSPQGRITIIEALNKLKSVRDTLHKSSKLMKNIA; encoded by the exons ATGACTTCACTCACCCAACTTTTCTTACTTCATATCCTTAAACTTACAATTTTATGCTCATGTTTTATATCAAATTCATATGCTTTAAGTATAAACACAGATAAACAAGCTTTAATCTCTATAAAATCCCAAATAATCACCCAACCTTCAGATGCTTTATCAACCTGGGATCAAAACTCGTCCCCATGCAACTGGACCCGAGTGGTATGCGGTGATCGTGGGACCAGAGTTATCGGTCTTGATCTTTCGAAACTTCAACTAACTGGTCCGATTAGCCACCACATCGGAAACCTATCGTTTCTTCGATCACTACAACTTCAAGAAAACCAATTTATCGGAACACTTCCCGAAACCATCACCAATCTTTTTCGCCTTCAAGTCCTAAACATAAGCTCAAACAACATCCAAGGAACCATCCCACAAAACATAAGTCGTTGTGTCCAGCTCAGAGTTATCGACTTTATGCAAAACAAACTTTCCGGTTCGATCCCTGATGACCTCACACTTATTCCCAATCTTCAAACCCTAAACTTGGCGAAAAACCAATTTTCGGGTTTTATACCACCATCTATAGGTAACCTTTCTCTATTGTCCACTTTAAACCTTGGTACCAATACATTTTCGGGACCGATTCCTGCTGACTTGGCGCGTTTACGTAACCTAAATAATCTTGATCTTACCATCAACAATCTCACGGGTACAATTCCACCGTCGATTTACAACATGTCATCACTCGAAAGTCTAGCGGTTGCTTCAAACGATTTGTGGGGTGATATACCTTACAACGTTGGCGAAACGCTCCCAAATCTTCTAGTTTTCAACTTTTGCATCAATAGATTCACCGGCACCATTCCTGGTTCCCTTCACAACCTCACAAATATTCGAATCATACGAATGGCTCATAACCGATTGCATGGGACCGTACCTCCAGGATTAGGGAACCTTCCAAAGCTAGAAATGTATAACATTGGGTACAATAATATTGTTAGTGTGCCTAATGAGGGTCTTGGTTTCTTGAATTCTTTAGTAAATAGTACAAAGCTTGATTTTCTAGCTATTGATGGTAACCATTTCAATGGTGTCATTCCACAATCTATTGGCGATCTTTCGAAACAACTTAGAATCTTGTTCATGGGTTCGAACAATATTTCGGGTAGCATTCCACCTTCAATTGGTCAACTAAAAGGTCTAGGTTTATTAAACGTAAGCTTTAATTCGATTTCGGGTGAAATTCCTTCGGAAATTGGCCAATTGGAAGACTTGCAAGAGCTTGTACTAGGGAAGAATATATTTTCGTCGAATATACCTAGTTCGTTGGGTAATCTTCGAAAACTTACTACACTCGATTTGTCAAGCAATGAGCTTGTAGGAAGCATACCGATAAATTTCAGGAATCTCGAAAAGCTAATTTCGATGgacttatccatgaataagcttaaTGGGAGTATTCCTAAAGAAATTCTTGATCTCCCAAGTTTAACCACCATCCTCAATCTTTCAAGCAACTCGTTAACCGGATCTTTACCCCGAGAAATCGGGCTATTAGAAAAAGTAGTGACAATTGATCTCTCCAACAATGATTTTTCAGGTAACATTCCAAACACAATCAAGAATTGTAAGAGCTTGGAGAAATTGATTATCTCTAAAAACAATCTTTTGGGAAAAATCCCAATCGAAATTGGCGAAATCAAAGGTTTGGAAACTCTAGACCTCTCTTCGAATCAACTTTCGGGTTTCATCCCTTTCGAGCTTCAAAGTTTGTGGGTCCTCCAATTCCTAAACCTTTCTTTCAATAACTTAGAAGGGAAAGTTCCAACAGATGGTGTTTTTTCAAATCTCACAAATGTTGATCTTGAAGGCAATCCAAATCTATGCTATAATCCCAATTGCAAAAAAGGGGATAATAAAAAAGTGATTGTGATCTTGATCACGGTAATCGGTTCCCTAGCAGCAATCATACTTTTATCAATAGTTATATGTCTCTACGTACGGAGAAACAACGCGATGATCATAGACTCTCCTGATTCTTTCAAGGGCCAACATCACATGGTAACGTACGACCAGCTACGTTCCGCAACCTCAAACTTCAACGTCGAAAATCTCATAGGACGTGGAAGTTTTGGTGCTGTCTACAAAGGTTGTTTGAACCTCGAAGGACGCATTCAAGATATCGCTGTAAAAGTTCTTGATTTGGAAACCACCGGCTCGCAACCTAGTTTCTTGGCCGAGTGTGCTGCGTTGCGTCATCTAAAACATAGGAATCTTGTTAAGTTGATTACATCTTGTTCTAGTTTGGATAACAAGAACATGGATTTTCTTGCACTCATATATGAATACATGAAGAAAGGGAGTTTGGAGCATTGGATCAATAAACGAATGGGGTTTATGGAACGATTGAATGTGGCGATAGATGTAGCGTGTGGGTTGAGTTATTTGCACCATGAATGTGTGGTGGCTCCTGTGGTGCATTGTGATCTAAAACCTAGTAATATTTTGCTAGATGATGATTTGACTGCAAAAATTGCAGATTTTGGGCTTGCAAGCTTAATGGTTGATAAAGATCAAGAGTTTAGCACTAATGGCATTCTTAAAGGATCTATGGGTTATATAGCTCCTG AGTACGGTATGGGAGCGAAACCATCAACCAAAGGAGATGTGTATAGTTTCGGGATTATGCTAATGGAGATTTTCACAGGGAAGGGTCCAACCGACGAGAGCTTAGTCGGTGGTCTAAGTCTCAAGGCATGGGTGCGTTCTGCTTTTCCTGGTAAATTAGATCAAGTGTTGGACCCTAATATGCCTCTTGAACCACAAGATTCATGCTTGGAAATTGAACCCATTAGCCTAAAGATGCAACTTGATTGCCTCACAACCATCATAGGAGTTGCACTTTCTTGCACAAATGACTCCCCTCAAGGACGAATTACAATAATCGAGGCTCTCAACAAACTCAAAAGTGTTCGTGATACGCTTCACAAGTCAAGTAAATTAATGAAGAATATCGCATGA
- the LOC139868275 gene encoding uncharacterized mitochondrial protein AtMg00810-like, which yields MLLYVDDIVLKASSDTFLQLVITSLHREFSMTDLGPLNYFLGICVTRTSSGMFLSQKKYATEIIERADMTVQQICLFMHDPRDQHMSAPKRILRYIKGTLDHGLQLYASSTTALTAYSDADWAGCPSTRRFTSGYCVFLGSNLLSWSSKRQPTPSRSSAEAEYRGVANAVAETCWLRNILRELHCPLFSAAIVYCDNVSAVYTLGNPVQHQRTKHIEIDIHFVCDLVTKGHMRVLHVPSRYQYADIFTKGLPTIPFDEFRSSLCVRSTPSTTAGAVSRHIDITPYVL from the exons ATGCtactttacgttgatgatattgttTTGAAAGCTTCGTCCGACACCTTTCTACAGCTGGTCATCACATCTTTACATCGAGAGTTCTCTATGACCGATCTGGGTCCACTTAATTATTTTTTAGGTATTTGTGTTACACGCACTTCTTCGGGGATGTTCTTATCTCAGAAGAAATATGCGACTGAGATTATTGAGCGTGCTGATATGACAG TTCAGCAGATTTGCCTCTTCATGCATGATCCTCGTGACCAGCATATGTCTGCACCGAAGCGGATTTTACGTTATATCAAGGGTACATTGGACCATGGTCTACAACTTTACGCATCTTCTACTACAGCGCTGACTGCTTATTCGGATGCTGATTGGGCTGGCTGCCCCAGCACCCGTCGTTTCACATCAGGGTATTGTGTTTTCTTGGGCAGTAATCTTCTCTCCTGGTCCTCTAAGCGACAGCCGACACCTTCTCGCTCCAGTGCAGAAGCTGAGTATCGCGGGGTTGCTAATGCCGTCGCGGAAACATGTTGGCTCCGCAATATTCTCCGCGAACTTCATTGCCCGCTATTTTCAGCTGCTATTGTGTATTGTGACAACGTTAGTGCCGTTTACACGTTAGGGAACCCTGTTCAGCACCAGCGGACGAAACACATCGAGATTGACATACATTTTGTGTGTGACCTTGTGACTAAGGGACATATGCGAGTACTTCATGTTCCTTCCCGTTATCAGTATgccgacatcttcaccaaaggACTTCCCACTATCCCGTTTGATGAATTCAGATCCAGTTTATGCGTTCGTTCTACTCCTTCTACAACTGCGGGGGCTGTTAGCCGACATATTGATATTACCCCATATGTTTTGTAA